The following coding sequences lie in one Arachis hypogaea cultivar Tifrunner chromosome 4, arahy.Tifrunner.gnm2.J5K5, whole genome shotgun sequence genomic window:
- the LOC112795013 gene encoding copper transporter 6-like yields the protein MASITAAEGVPAPYNSTVATRLGRRRIPIHTSFYWDHKVDILFRCWPGDSVGMYVVALMLVFAMAVLVEWLSFTNIVKLKPGGSNDVVGGLLKTGLYGVRSGLSYLVMLAVMSFNGGVFIVAIGGHVIGFLIFGTRAFRRKTAVPDSSKPLDLRVQ from the coding sequence ATGGCATCAATCACCGCGGCGGAGGGCGTGCCGGCACCGTATAACTCCACGGTGGCGACTCGGCTAGGCCGGAGAAGAATTCCGATCCACACCAGCTTCTATTGGGACCACAAGGTAGACATACTTTTCCGGTGCTGGCCGGGCGACAGCGTGGGCATGTATGTGGTGGCGCTGATGCTCGTGTTCGCAATGGCGGTGCTGGTAGAGTGGCTTTCGTTCACCAAcatagtgaagctcaagccaggGGGCTCAAACGACGTCGTTGGGGGGCTATTGAAGACGGGGCTATACGGCGTGCGTTCCGGCCTCTCTTACTTGGTGATGCTGGCCGTTATGTCGTTTAACGGTGGGGTTTTTATTGTCGCAATTGGTGGTCACGTCATCGGGTTCTTGATTTTCGGTACTCGAGCGTTCAGAAGGAAGACGGCTGTACCGGACTCGTCTAAGCCGTTGGATTTGCGAGTTCAGTAA